Proteins from one Ranitomeya variabilis isolate aRanVar5 chromosome 1, aRanVar5.hap1, whole genome shotgun sequence genomic window:
- the RPS15 gene encoding small ribosomal subunit protein uS19 isoform X1, with product MADAEQKKKRTFRKFTYRGVDLDQLLDMSYEQIMQLYCARQRRRLNRGLRRKQNSLLKRLRKAKKEAPPMEKPEVIKTHLRDMIILPEMVGSMVGVYNGKSFNQVEIKPEMIGHYLGEFSITYKPVKHGRPGIGATHSSRFIPLK from the exons ATG GCGGACGCTGAACAGAAGAAGAAAAGGACCTTCAGGAAGTTCACCTACAGAGGTGTGGACTTAGACCAGCTGCTTGATATGTCCTA TGAGCAGATTATGCAGCTGTACTGTGCCCGTCAGCGCCGGCGTCTGAACCGGGGTCTGCGCCGTAAGCAGAACTCTCTGCTGAAACGTCTGCGTAAGGCTAAGAAGGAAGCACCTCCCATGGAGAAGCCCGAGGTCATCAAGACTCATCTGAGAGACATGATCATTTTACCAGAAATGGTAGGCAGCATGGTGGGAGTTTACAACGGCAAATCCTTCAACCAAGTTGAAATCAAG CCTGAGATGATTGGCCATTACCTGGGTGAATTTTCCATCACATACAAGCCTGTAAAACACGGCAGACCTGGTATTGGTGCCACTCACTCCTCCAGGTTCATTCCACTGAAGTAA
- the RPS15 gene encoding small ribosomal subunit protein uS19 isoform X2 has product MSYEQIMQLYCARQRRRLNRGLRRKQNSLLKRLRKAKKEAPPMEKPEVIKTHLRDMIILPEMVGSMVGVYNGKSFNQVEIKPEMIGHYLGEFSITYKPVKHGRPGIGATHSSRFIPLK; this is encoded by the exons ATGTCCTA TGAGCAGATTATGCAGCTGTACTGTGCCCGTCAGCGCCGGCGTCTGAACCGGGGTCTGCGCCGTAAGCAGAACTCTCTGCTGAAACGTCTGCGTAAGGCTAAGAAGGAAGCACCTCCCATGGAGAAGCCCGAGGTCATCAAGACTCATCTGAGAGACATGATCATTTTACCAGAAATGGTAGGCAGCATGGTGGGAGTTTACAACGGCAAATCCTTCAACCAAGTTGAAATCAAG CCTGAGATGATTGGCCATTACCTGGGTGAATTTTCCATCACATACAAGCCTGTAAAACACGGCAGACCTGGTATTGGTGCCACTCACTCCTCCAGGTTCATTCCACTGAAGTAA